The Punica granatum isolate Tunisia-2019 chromosome 4, ASM765513v2, whole genome shotgun sequence genome has a window encoding:
- the LOC116204391 gene encoding uncharacterized protein LOC116204391, with protein MGNCVMSSSRVTAEEEIEKGPIREPSEVAKKEKKRVTFQEDDRVQDGHKDGRNEPIVRIRVVVTKEELKQLLSDSGRSEELLVRALRLRSISRSIVVSSGGTRDEWRPALESIPEDR; from the coding sequence ATGGGGAATTGCGTGATGAGCAGCAGCCGAGTCACGGCCGAAGAAGAGATCGAGAAGGGCCCCATAAGAGAACCATCGGAAGTGgcgaagaaggagaagaagagagtgACGTTCCAGGAGGATGATCGTGTTCAGGACGGCCACAAGGACGGGCGTAATGAGCCGATCGTGAGGATAAGGGTGGTGGTGACGAAGGAAGAGCTGAAGCAACTCCTGAGCGACTCGGGGCGGAGCGAGGAGCTGTTGGTCAGGGCATTGAGGTTGAGGAGTATATCTAGGAGCATTGTTGTGTCATCGGGTGGGACAAGGGACGAGTGGAGGCCTGCCTTAGAGAGCATCCCGGAGGACCGTTAA
- the LOC116203562 gene encoding NEDD8-activating enzyme E1 regulatory subunit AXR1, which yields MAEAKVKYDRQLRIWGEQGQAALEKASICLLNCGPTGSETLKNLVLGGVGSITVVDGSKVEVGDLGNNFMVDESSVGRSKAKCVCSFLQELNDAVKAKFIEEYPQALIVTNPSFFSQFTLIVATQLEEDSMIKLDRICREANVMLIFARSYGLTGFVRVSVKEHTVIESKPDHFLDDLRLNNPWPGLKSFAESIDLTVADPVAHKHIPKVVILVNMASEWANSHDGKLPSTRQEKQEFKELLKSRMIAMDEENYKEALESSFNVFAPRGISSDLQLIIDDSAAELHCGSSDFWVMVAALKEFIANEGGGEVPLEGSIPDMTSSTEHYVNLQKIYHAKAEADFLVMEQRVRNLLKKTGRDSASIPKHTIKSFCRNARKLKVCRYRPIEEEFNSPSLTELQKYLTDEDYSVAVGFYILLRAVDRFAANYNSFPGVFDGGMDEDISRLKMTVVGLLNDLGCNGQTLTEDLISEMCRFGAAELHAVAAFIGGITSQEVIKLITKQFVPMLGTFIFNGIDHKSQLLFL from the exons ATGGCGGAAGCAAAGGTCAAGTATGATCGCCAGCTCAG GATCTGGGGTGAGCAAGGACAGGCTGCTCTTGAGAAGGCCAGCATCTGTTTGCTTAACTGTGGTCCAACTGGTTCTGAAACACTGAAGAATCTTGTTCTCGGAGGAGTCGGGAGCATTACTGTGGTTGATGGATCTAAAGTAGAAGTGGGCGACCTTGGAAATAACTTCATGG TGGATGAGTCAAGCGTTGGTAGATCCAAAGCAAAATGTGTCTGTTCATTTCTGCAAGAGCTAAATGATGCTGTCAAGGCAAAGTTCATAGAGGAGTATCCACAAGCATTGATCGTGACAAACCCGTCATTCTTCTCCCAGTTTACCCTAATCGTTGCTACTCAG CTTGAGGAGGACTCTATGATCAAGCTAGATAGGATCTGTAGGGAGGCCAATGTGATGTTGATATTTGCTCGTTCCTATGGGCTAACAGGTTTTGTACGAGTCAGTGTAAAG GAACATACTGTGATTGAATCAAAGCCTGATCATTTTTTGGATGACCTCCGACTAAATAATCCATGGCCTGGACTCAAGAG TTTTGCAGAAAGTATTGATCTTACAGTTGCTGATCCTGTAGCCCACAAGCATATACCAAAAGTTGTCATATTGGTAAACATGGCCAGTGAATGGGCAAACTCCCATGATGGCAAACTTCCATCAACCAGACAAGAGAAGCAAGAATTCAAG GAACTTCTCAAGTCCAGAATGATTGCAATGGATGAAGAAAATTACAAGGAAGCATTGGAATCATCCTTTAATGTCTTTGCTCCTCGAGGAATCA GTTCAGATTTGCAACTTATTATAGATGATAGCGCTGCAGAACTTCACTGCGGTTCATCAGATTTCTGGGTGATGGTGGCAGCTCTGAAG GAGTTCATTGCAAATGAGGGAGGTGGAGAGGTACCCCTTGAGGGTTCAATACCAGATATGACATCATCAACTGA GCACTATGTGAATCTCCAGAAGATTTACCACGCAAAGGCTGAGGCTGATTTTCTTGTAATGGAGCAGAGGGTGAGGAATCTTTTAAAGAAGACTGGTAGAGACTCAGCCAGCATCCCAAAGCACACAATAAAAAGTTTCTGCAGAAATGCCCGAAAACTCAAA GTCTGCAGGTACCGACCCATTGAGGAGGAGTTCAACTCTCCTAGCCTAACAGAACTGCAGAAGTATTTAACAGATGAGGATTACAG TGTTGCTGTTGGATTCTATATACTGCTTCGAGCTGTGGACCGCTTCGCTGCTAATTATAACAGTTTCCCAGGGGTGTTTGATGG GGGGATGGATGAAGATATATCTCGGTTAAAGATGACAGTGGTTGGCCTACTCAATGACTTGGGCTGCAACGGGCAGACCTTGACAGAGGATCTCATCAGTGAGATGTGCCGGTTTGGTGCTGCAGAGCTGCATGCAGTTGCTGCATTTATTGGAGGAATCACATCGCAGGAAGTAATTAAG CTGATAACGAAGCAATTTGTTCCAATGTTGGGCACTTTCATCTTCAACGGCATTGATCACAAGTCTCAGTTGCTTTTCCTGtaa
- the LOC116203684 gene encoding aconitate hydratase, cytoplasmic isoform X1, protein MYITTASSSAFSLLRASRARFASSLPSVSLSRAFVPPAPGASPLIGQQYRSLSFSAAARSLRFSVPRWSHGVDWRSPLSLRAQSRAVSPVIERFQRKIATMASENPFEGILTALPKPGGGEFGKFYSLPALNDPRIDKLPYSIRILLESAIRNCDNFQVTKDDVEKIIDWEKSSPKLVEIPFKPARVLLQDFTGVPAVVDLACMRDAMNKLGSDSNKINPLVPVDLVIDHSVQVDVARSENAVQANMELEFHRNKERFAFLKWGSTAFHNMLVVPPGSGIVHQVNLEYLGRVVFNTEGMLYPDSVVGTDSHTTMIDGLGVAGWGVGGIEAEATMLGQPMSMVLPGVVGFKLSGKLRDGVTATDLVLTVTQMLRKHGVVGKFVEFYGDGMGELSLADRATIANMSPEYGATMGFFPVDHVTLQYLKLTGRSDDTVVMIEAYLRANKMFVDYSEQPQQERIYSSYLELNLADVEPCISGPKRPHDRVPLKDMKVDWHSCLDNKVGFKGFAIPKEEQDKVAKFSFHGQPAALKHGSVVIAAITSCTNTSNPSVMLGAGLVAKKACELGLQVKPWVKTSLAPGSGVVTKYLLQSGLQKYLNEQGFNIVGYGCTTCIGNSGELDETVASAISENDIVAAAVLSGNRNFEGRVHPLTRANYLASPPLVVAYALAGTVDIDFAKEPIGKGKDGKDVYFKDIWPSNEEVAQVVQSSVLPDMFKSTYEAITKGNPMWNQLSVPESSLYSWDPTSTYIHEPPYFKNMTMDPPGAHGVNDAYCLLNFGDSITTDHISPAGSIHKDSPAARYLLERGVDRKDFNSYGSRRGNDEVMARGTFANIRIVNKLLNGEVGPKTVHIPTGEKLYVFDAAMKYKTAGHDTIVLAGAEYGSGSSRDWAAKGPMLLGVKAVIAKSFERIHRSNLVGMGIIPLCFKAGEDADTLGLTGHERYTIDLPNNIKDIRPGQDVTVTTDTGKSFTCTVRFDTEVELAYFNHGGILPYVIRNLASK, encoded by the exons ATGTATATAACGActgcctcctcctccgccttCTCACTCCTGAGGGCATCTAGGGCTCGGTTCGCCTCCTCACTGCCCTCCGTCTCGCTCTCCAGAGCATTTGTCCCTCCGGCCCCTGGGGCGTCCCCGCTGATCGGTCAGCAGTACCGGTCGCTCAGCTTCTCGGCTGCCGCGCGATCCCTCCGGTTCTCCGTCCCCCGGTGGAGCCACGGCGTCGATTGGAGGTCGCCGCTCAGCCTCCGAGCTCAGAGCAGAGCTGTATCTCCCGTAATCGAGCGGTTCCAGAGAAAGATCGCTACTATGG CTTCTGAAAATCCTTTTGAGGGAATCTTGACTGCCTTGCCCAAGCCAGGTGGTGGCGAGTTTGGGAAATTCTACAGCCTTCCTGCTCTGAATGATCCACGGATTG ATAAGCTGCCATACTCTATCAGAATCCTTCTTGAATCTGCTATCCGTAATTGTGACAACTTCCAAGTGACCAAGGACGATGTTGAGAAAATCATTGACTGGGAAAAATCTTCTCCCAAGCTGGTAGAAATCCCCTTTAAGCCAGCTCGTGTACTCTTGCAG GATTTTACTGGGGTGCCAGCAGTTGTGGACCTTGCTTGCATGCGTGATGCCATGAACAAATTGGGAAGTGATTCAAATAAGATCAACCCATTG GTTCCTGTTGATCTTGTCATTGATCATTCTGTTCAAGTTGATGTTGCCCGTTCAGAAAATGCAGTGCAGGCAAATATGGAGCTTGAATTCCACAGGAACAAGGAAAGGTTTGCTTTCCTTAAGTGGGGTTCCACGGCTTTCCACAACATGCTCGTTGTTCCTCCTGGTTCTGGCATTGTGCATCAG GTCAATCTTGAATATCTTGGACGGGTTGTTTTCAACACTGAAGGCATGCTCTATCCTGACAGTGTTGTGGGCACAGATTCACATACCACTATGATTGATGGTCTAGGAGTTGCTGGTTGGGGAGTTGGAGGTATTGAAGCAGAGGCAACAATGCTTGGCCAG CCAATGAGCATGGTCTTGCCCGGTGTGGTTGGGTTCAAACTGTCTGGAAAGTTACGGGATGGTGTTACAGCAACTGACTTGGTTTTGACTGTAACGCAAATGCTGAGGAAACATGGAGTTGTTGGAAAATTTGTTGAATTCTATG GGGATGGTATGGGTGAACTTTCATTGGCTGACAGGGCTACTATTGCCAACATGTCCCCTGAGTACGGTGCAACCATGGGATTTTTCCCTGTTGATCACGTTACTTTGCAGTACCTTAAATTGACTGGAAGGAGTGACGATACA GTGGTAATGATTGAAGCCTATCTGCGTGCAAATAAAATGTTTGTTGATTATAGTGAG CAGCCCCAACAAGAGAGGATCTACTCGTCTTACCTAGAGCTGAATCTTGCGGACGTTGAGCCTTGTATTTCTGGACCAAAGAG GCCTCATGATCGGGTTCCTTTGAAAGATATGAAAGTCGATTGGCATTCCTGTCTAGATAACAAAGTGGGATTCAAG GGCTTTGCAATACCAAAAGAGGAACAAGATAAAGTGGCAAAGTTTTCTTTCCATGGGCAGCCTGCAGCACTAAAGCATGGAAGTGTAGTGATTGCAGCTATAACGAGCTGCACTAACACTTCGAACCCCAGTGTCATGCTTGGTGCTGGTCTTGTCGCTAAGAAGGCTTGTGAACTTGGATTGCAG GTCAAGCCATGGGTAAAAACAAGTCTTGCACCAGGCTCTGGAGTTGTCACAAAATACCTACTCCAAAG TGGCCTGCAAAAGTATCTAAACGAGCAAGGCTTCAATATTGTTGGATATGGATGCACTACCTGTATTGGAAATTCTGGAGAGTTGGATGAAACAGTTGCATCTGCCATTTCTGAAAATG ATATTGTTGCGGCGGCCGTTCTTTCTGGGAACCGTAACTTTGAGGGCCGTGTTCATCCTTTGACCAGAGCCAATTACCTTGCTTCTCCTCCGCTGGTGGTTGCCTATGCTCTTGCGGGCACG GTTGACATTGACTTTGCAAAAGAACCAATTGGAAAAGGCAAGGATGGTAAGGATGTCTACTTCAAAGATATCTGGCCATCAAATGAGGAAGTTGCACAG GTTGTCCAATCAAGTGTCTTGCCTGACATGTTCAAGAGCACTTATGAAGCTATCACCAAGGGCAATCCCATGTGGAACCAGCTCTCCGTTCCAGAATCGTCCTTGTACTCATGGGATCCCACCTCGACCTACATCCACGAACCTCCATACTTCAAGAACATGACCATGGATCCTCCTGGGGCTCATGGAGTGAACGATGCTTACTGCTTGCTGAACTTTGGTGACAGCATTACAACAGATCATATCTCCCCAGCTGGAAGCATCCACAAGGATAGTCCTGCAGCCAGGTATCTCCTTGAGCGTGGAGTGGACCGGAAGGACTTCAATTCATATGGCAGTCGACGTGGAAATGATGAAGTGATGGCAAGGGGAACTTTTGCTAACATCCGCATCGTTAATAAGCTTTTGAATGGCGAAGTAGGTCCGAAGACGGTTCACATTCCCACAGGAGAGAAACTCTACGTGTTCGATGCAGCAATG AAATACAAGACTGCTGGACACGACACCATAGTTCTGGCAGGAGCAGAGTATGGGAGTGGAAGCTCTCGAGATTGGGCAGCCAAAGGTCCGATGTTGCTG GGAGTTAAAGCAGTGATTGCCAAGAGCTTTGAGAGAATTCACCGGAGCAACTTGGTCGGGATGGGAATTATTCCTCTATGTTTCAAGGCTGGTGAGGATGCAGATACTCTGGGTTTGACTGGGCATGAGCGATACACAATTGACCTCCCGAACAACATCAAGGATATTAGGCCCGGTCAGGACGTGACTGTCACCACTGACACTGGAAAATCCTTTACCTGCACTgtccgttttgacaccgag GTGGAGCTGGCCTACTTCAATCACGGAGGAATTCTGCCTTATGTCATCAGGAATTTGGCGAGCAAATAA
- the LOC116203684 gene encoding aconitate hydratase, cytoplasmic isoform X2: MYITTASSSAFSLLRASRARFASSLPSVSLSRAFVPPAPGASPLIGQQYRSLSFSAAARSLRFSVPRWSHGVDWRSPLSLRAQSRAVSPVIERFQRKIATMASENPFEGILTALPKPGGGEFGKFYSLPALNDPRIDKLPYSIRILLESAIRNCDNFQVTKDDVEKIIDWEKSSPKLVEIPFKPARVLLQDFTGVPAVVDLACMRDAMNKLGSDSNKINPLVPVDLVIDHSVQVDVARSENAVQANMELEFHRNKERFAFLKWGSTAFHNMLVVPPGSGIVHQVNLEYLGRVVFNTEGMLYPDSVVGTDSHTTMIDGLGVAGWGVGGIEAEATMLGQPMSMVLPGVVGFKLSGKLRDGVTATDLVLTVTQMLRKHGVVGKFVEFYGDGMGELSLADRATIANMSPEYGATMGFFPVDHVTLQYLKLTGRSDDTVVMIEAYLRANKMFVDYSEPQQERIYSSYLELNLADVEPCISGPKRPHDRVPLKDMKVDWHSCLDNKVGFKGFAIPKEEQDKVAKFSFHGQPAALKHGSVVIAAITSCTNTSNPSVMLGAGLVAKKACELGLQVKPWVKTSLAPGSGVVTKYLLQSGLQKYLNEQGFNIVGYGCTTCIGNSGELDETVASAISENDIVAAAVLSGNRNFEGRVHPLTRANYLASPPLVVAYALAGTVDIDFAKEPIGKGKDGKDVYFKDIWPSNEEVAQVVQSSVLPDMFKSTYEAITKGNPMWNQLSVPESSLYSWDPTSTYIHEPPYFKNMTMDPPGAHGVNDAYCLLNFGDSITTDHISPAGSIHKDSPAARYLLERGVDRKDFNSYGSRRGNDEVMARGTFANIRIVNKLLNGEVGPKTVHIPTGEKLYVFDAAMKYKTAGHDTIVLAGAEYGSGSSRDWAAKGPMLLGVKAVIAKSFERIHRSNLVGMGIIPLCFKAGEDADTLGLTGHERYTIDLPNNIKDIRPGQDVTVTTDTGKSFTCTVRFDTEVELAYFNHGGILPYVIRNLASK, from the exons ATGTATATAACGActgcctcctcctccgccttCTCACTCCTGAGGGCATCTAGGGCTCGGTTCGCCTCCTCACTGCCCTCCGTCTCGCTCTCCAGAGCATTTGTCCCTCCGGCCCCTGGGGCGTCCCCGCTGATCGGTCAGCAGTACCGGTCGCTCAGCTTCTCGGCTGCCGCGCGATCCCTCCGGTTCTCCGTCCCCCGGTGGAGCCACGGCGTCGATTGGAGGTCGCCGCTCAGCCTCCGAGCTCAGAGCAGAGCTGTATCTCCCGTAATCGAGCGGTTCCAGAGAAAGATCGCTACTATGG CTTCTGAAAATCCTTTTGAGGGAATCTTGACTGCCTTGCCCAAGCCAGGTGGTGGCGAGTTTGGGAAATTCTACAGCCTTCCTGCTCTGAATGATCCACGGATTG ATAAGCTGCCATACTCTATCAGAATCCTTCTTGAATCTGCTATCCGTAATTGTGACAACTTCCAAGTGACCAAGGACGATGTTGAGAAAATCATTGACTGGGAAAAATCTTCTCCCAAGCTGGTAGAAATCCCCTTTAAGCCAGCTCGTGTACTCTTGCAG GATTTTACTGGGGTGCCAGCAGTTGTGGACCTTGCTTGCATGCGTGATGCCATGAACAAATTGGGAAGTGATTCAAATAAGATCAACCCATTG GTTCCTGTTGATCTTGTCATTGATCATTCTGTTCAAGTTGATGTTGCCCGTTCAGAAAATGCAGTGCAGGCAAATATGGAGCTTGAATTCCACAGGAACAAGGAAAGGTTTGCTTTCCTTAAGTGGGGTTCCACGGCTTTCCACAACATGCTCGTTGTTCCTCCTGGTTCTGGCATTGTGCATCAG GTCAATCTTGAATATCTTGGACGGGTTGTTTTCAACACTGAAGGCATGCTCTATCCTGACAGTGTTGTGGGCACAGATTCACATACCACTATGATTGATGGTCTAGGAGTTGCTGGTTGGGGAGTTGGAGGTATTGAAGCAGAGGCAACAATGCTTGGCCAG CCAATGAGCATGGTCTTGCCCGGTGTGGTTGGGTTCAAACTGTCTGGAAAGTTACGGGATGGTGTTACAGCAACTGACTTGGTTTTGACTGTAACGCAAATGCTGAGGAAACATGGAGTTGTTGGAAAATTTGTTGAATTCTATG GGGATGGTATGGGTGAACTTTCATTGGCTGACAGGGCTACTATTGCCAACATGTCCCCTGAGTACGGTGCAACCATGGGATTTTTCCCTGTTGATCACGTTACTTTGCAGTACCTTAAATTGACTGGAAGGAGTGACGATACA GTGGTAATGATTGAAGCCTATCTGCGTGCAAATAAAATGTTTGTTGATTATAGTGAG CCCCAACAAGAGAGGATCTACTCGTCTTACCTAGAGCTGAATCTTGCGGACGTTGAGCCTTGTATTTCTGGACCAAAGAG GCCTCATGATCGGGTTCCTTTGAAAGATATGAAAGTCGATTGGCATTCCTGTCTAGATAACAAAGTGGGATTCAAG GGCTTTGCAATACCAAAAGAGGAACAAGATAAAGTGGCAAAGTTTTCTTTCCATGGGCAGCCTGCAGCACTAAAGCATGGAAGTGTAGTGATTGCAGCTATAACGAGCTGCACTAACACTTCGAACCCCAGTGTCATGCTTGGTGCTGGTCTTGTCGCTAAGAAGGCTTGTGAACTTGGATTGCAG GTCAAGCCATGGGTAAAAACAAGTCTTGCACCAGGCTCTGGAGTTGTCACAAAATACCTACTCCAAAG TGGCCTGCAAAAGTATCTAAACGAGCAAGGCTTCAATATTGTTGGATATGGATGCACTACCTGTATTGGAAATTCTGGAGAGTTGGATGAAACAGTTGCATCTGCCATTTCTGAAAATG ATATTGTTGCGGCGGCCGTTCTTTCTGGGAACCGTAACTTTGAGGGCCGTGTTCATCCTTTGACCAGAGCCAATTACCTTGCTTCTCCTCCGCTGGTGGTTGCCTATGCTCTTGCGGGCACG GTTGACATTGACTTTGCAAAAGAACCAATTGGAAAAGGCAAGGATGGTAAGGATGTCTACTTCAAAGATATCTGGCCATCAAATGAGGAAGTTGCACAG GTTGTCCAATCAAGTGTCTTGCCTGACATGTTCAAGAGCACTTATGAAGCTATCACCAAGGGCAATCCCATGTGGAACCAGCTCTCCGTTCCAGAATCGTCCTTGTACTCATGGGATCCCACCTCGACCTACATCCACGAACCTCCATACTTCAAGAACATGACCATGGATCCTCCTGGGGCTCATGGAGTGAACGATGCTTACTGCTTGCTGAACTTTGGTGACAGCATTACAACAGATCATATCTCCCCAGCTGGAAGCATCCACAAGGATAGTCCTGCAGCCAGGTATCTCCTTGAGCGTGGAGTGGACCGGAAGGACTTCAATTCATATGGCAGTCGACGTGGAAATGATGAAGTGATGGCAAGGGGAACTTTTGCTAACATCCGCATCGTTAATAAGCTTTTGAATGGCGAAGTAGGTCCGAAGACGGTTCACATTCCCACAGGAGAGAAACTCTACGTGTTCGATGCAGCAATG AAATACAAGACTGCTGGACACGACACCATAGTTCTGGCAGGAGCAGAGTATGGGAGTGGAAGCTCTCGAGATTGGGCAGCCAAAGGTCCGATGTTGCTG GGAGTTAAAGCAGTGATTGCCAAGAGCTTTGAGAGAATTCACCGGAGCAACTTGGTCGGGATGGGAATTATTCCTCTATGTTTCAAGGCTGGTGAGGATGCAGATACTCTGGGTTTGACTGGGCATGAGCGATACACAATTGACCTCCCGAACAACATCAAGGATATTAGGCCCGGTCAGGACGTGACTGTCACCACTGACACTGGAAAATCCTTTACCTGCACTgtccgttttgacaccgag GTGGAGCTGGCCTACTTCAATCACGGAGGAATTCTGCCTTATGTCATCAGGAATTTGGCGAGCAAATAA